One genomic segment of Methanobacterium spitsbergense includes these proteins:
- a CDS encoding MJ0307 family thioredoxin, with translation MVVKIEVFTSPSCPYCPMAVQLVEDVKKDMPNDIEVEKIDIMVDQEKAREYGLMAVPAVALNGVVRFVGAPGKEELLEAIKEEMAEKKA, from the coding sequence ATGGTAGTTAAAATTGAAGTGTTTACATCCCCATCTTGTCCATACTGCCCTATGGCTGTTCAACTGGTGGAAGATGTTAAAAAAGACATGCCGAATGATATAGAAGTTGAAAAAATAGATATAATGGTTGATCAAGAAAAAGCTAGAGAATATGGCCTAATGGCTGTTCCTGCTGTTGCACTAAATGGTGTTGTTAGATTTGTTGGTGCTCCAGGTAAAGAAGAACTTTTAGAAGCTATCAAAGAAGAGATGGCAGAAAAAAAAGCTTAA
- a CDS encoding CBS domain-containing protein: protein MKYSFKIFSIFGIPVELHISFLVLMLLIYIIALFNLIPSVNILTAVLITLIFATVVIHELSHSYIAKRYGIKIQRIVLLPIGGISEMEEIPKEPAKELRIALAGPVSNLIIAVITFAILIIFGTFLSAILSGALYYFTVVNLLLGLFNLLPAFPMDGGRILRAFLAERMDFIKATKLAATIGKQFAIIMAVIGVFFNFLLILVAIFVYLGAEGEYRSVVVSTLLGDEKVKDIMTSDVHTLNPDNSVQETLKIMFREKHMGYPITEDGKLIGIITFHDVSKIPENNRDMLIKEIMSTEMIISDPNENLVETIGKLNRNNIGRLPVIENGELVGIISKTDITKILDKKEPKLD from the coding sequence ATGAAGTACTCATTTAAGATATTTAGTATATTTGGAATACCCGTGGAACTTCACATATCATTCCTAGTCCTCATGTTGTTAATTTACATTATAGCTCTTTTTAATTTAATTCCTTCTGTAAATATTTTAACCGCTGTATTAATAACTTTAATTTTTGCTACAGTAGTAATACATGAGTTGAGCCATTCTTATATTGCAAAACGTTATGGTATTAAAATTCAAAGGATAGTTTTGCTTCCAATTGGTGGTATCTCTGAAATGGAAGAAATACCCAAAGAACCCGCAAAAGAATTGAGAATTGCCTTGGCAGGTCCTGTTTCTAATTTAATTATTGCTGTAATTACATTTGCTATCCTCATAATATTTGGAACCTTTCTTTCAGCTATACTTTCAGGAGCATTGTACTATTTCACAGTTGTCAACTTACTTCTAGGTTTGTTTAATCTTCTTCCTGCATTTCCAATGGATGGTGGAAGGATTTTAAGAGCATTTTTAGCTGAAAGAATGGATTTCATAAAAGCGACAAAACTTGCTGCAACTATTGGTAAACAATTTGCAATAATAATGGCGGTTATTGGAGTTTTTTTTAATTTTCTATTAATACTGGTAGCTATATTTGTTTATCTAGGTGCTGAAGGAGAGTATAGATCGGTTGTGGTTTCTACACTTTTGGGAGATGAAAAGGTAAAAGACATAATGACATCAGATGTCCATACATTAAATCCAGATAATTCTGTACAAGAAACTTTGAAAATAATGTTCCGTGAAAAACATATGGGATATCCAATAACAGAGGATGGAAAGTTAATTGGAATTATCACATTTCATGATGTATCAAAGATACCAGAAAATAATCGGGACATGCTGATCAAAGAAATAATGAGCACCGAAATGATAATATCTGATCCAAATGAAAATCTTGTTGAAACAATTGGAAAACTCAATAGAAATAATATTGGACGTTTGCCTGTAATTGAAAATGGCGAGCTTGTAGGAATAATATCAAAAACTGATATAACAAAAATACTCGATAAGAAAGAACCTAAATTAGATTAA
- a CDS encoding DUF2115 domain-containing protein: protein MLEKFEILDLEKLSRNQLRDIVKAEAKNIHMKDIMLAAAFLREDAKYMPKSYREDYIERFSKAFFLRIKELKEDKNDYCGYVDVEKLQEFLKVLNQQNIDAEGNNERCFVRIARIIATYTTFVREEPIHPIGTRFPGGFVLHSENGIYFCPVKKRQLKNPNALCRFCVSEQQLLH from the coding sequence ATGCTAGAAAAATTTGAGATACTTGATCTAGAAAAATTATCAAGAAACCAGCTCAGGGATATTGTAAAAGCTGAAGCAAAAAATATTCATATGAAAGATATAATGCTTGCAGCAGCATTTCTTAGAGAAGATGCAAAGTACATGCCAAAGTCTTACAGAGAAGATTATATTGAAAGATTTTCCAAGGCTTTTTTCTTGAGGATAAAGGAATTAAAAGAGGATAAAAATGATTATTGCGGATATGTTGATGTAGAAAAGCTTCAAGAATTTTTAAAAGTATTAAATCAACAGAATATTGATGCTGAAGGAAATAATGAAAGATGTTTTGTTAGAATAGCTAGGATAATAGCTACCTATACAACATTTGTGCGTGAAGAACCTATACATCCCATTGGAACACGATTTCCTGGAGGATTTGTATTACATAGTGAGAATGGAATATATTTCTGTCCAGTAAAAAAACGTCAATTAAAAAATCCAAATGCACTATGCAGATTCTGTGTATCTGAACAACAATTACTTCACTGA
- a CDS encoding MTH865 family protein: protein MSVKEDIRTQIIRELKHAKFPIDTPEKLLGSFPDGGQTTCRSGDIVLTVQDASKIIKPNDFPFKSSQEVAKVIVDRAGL from the coding sequence ATGAGCGTTAAAGAAGATATACGAACGCAGATAATTAGGGAACTTAAGCATGCCAAGTTTCCAATAGACACACCTGAAAAACTTTTAGGATCCTTTCCAGATGGTGGACAAACCACATGTAGATCTGGTGATATTGTATTAACCGTACAAGATGCTAGTAAAATTATTAAACCAAATGACTTCCCATTTAAATCATCCCAAGAAGTAGCAAAGGTAATAGTAGATAGAGCAGGTTTATAA
- a CDS encoding DUF2115 domain-containing protein: MILNRDELEHNMGITRLELLRLLKSEAVKIHITHIMKACNYLIEEGKYVQPSYRKKFYDAYIKSFILRIKEIREDKNIYSDTVDMDELKESLTLLEEQEKIMMEIYPKDPYFPIIYQIISIYTSFVLDEPIHVVGTEFPGGFKVKFDGEKYLCPVKEKQKTNPNAVCGFCIAEQDPELFEDITQSEN; the protein is encoded by the coding sequence ATGATCTTGAACAGAGATGAACTAGAACATAATATGGGAATAACCAGACTGGAACTACTAAGATTACTGAAATCTGAGGCAGTTAAAATTCATATAACACATATTATGAAAGCGTGTAATTATCTTATTGAAGAAGGTAAATATGTTCAACCAAGTTACAGGAAAAAATTCTATGATGCTTACATAAAAAGTTTTATTTTAAGAATAAAGGAAATAAGAGAGGATAAAAATATTTATTCCGATACAGTGGATATGGATGAACTCAAAGAGTCACTCACACTGCTTGAAGAACAAGAAAAAATAATGATGGAAATTTATCCTAAAGATCCCTATTTCCCAATAATATACCAAATTATATCTATTTACACCAGTTTTGTATTAGATGAACCTATACATGTTGTTGGAACAGAGTTTCCGGGCGGTTTTAAAGTCAAATTTGATGGAGAGAAATATTTGTGCCCTGTGAAAGAAAAACAAAAAACAAATCCCAATGCTGTATGTGGTTTCTGCATTGCAGAACAAGACCCTGAACTATTTGAGGACATAACTCAATCTGAAAATTGA
- a CDS encoding PRC-barrel domain-containing protein has product MKVSEFLGTKVLDKNAVEIGKVSDMIVDPLAGQINIITISAGEFGIRKKDIEIKPNEIAVLGDYLLLNIEKSDIDVD; this is encoded by the coding sequence ATGAAGGTTAGTGAATTTCTAGGAACAAAAGTTTTAGATAAAAACGCTGTAGAAATAGGTAAAGTTTCTGATATGATTGTGGATCCTCTAGCGGGTCAAATAAATATTATAACCATATCTGCTGGTGAATTTGGCATAAGAAAAAAAGATATTGAGATTAAACCCAATGAAATAGCTGTACTTGGCGATTATCTTCTCCTAAATATTGAAAAATCAGATATAGATGTTGATTAA
- a CDS encoding protease htpX produces the protein MVSNDEIRKKLSDKKEGKKQIKKNLAEDRTPSSEEIKMKFKQKKEVPSENRGYLFCKTCNGYYELQQGESASNFESCQCGGKLKHIDTLDSLNLSYKPNKNK, from the coding sequence GTGGTTTCGAATGATGAGATAAGGAAGAAATTATCAGATAAAAAGGAAGGAAAAAAACAAATAAAAAAGAATTTAGCAGAAGATAGGACTCCATCAAGTGAAGAAATCAAAATGAAATTTAAGCAAAAAAAAGAAGTTCCAAGTGAAAATAGAGGATATTTATTTTGTAAAACTTGTAACGGATATTATGAACTCCAACAGGGGGAATCTGCTTCTAATTTCGAGAGTTGTCAATGTGGAGGGAAATTAAAACATATAGATACTCTAGATTCATTAAATTTAAGCTACAAACCAAATAAAAATAAATGA
- a CDS encoding DUF2098 domain-containing protein: MQVKDVRGKPILKGFQVRYAGTGSAGEAVDFKSDDNGTWVLVDTTDLWYNSESLEVMGESAHEKLNKQSNYQIKEKQDVDEKEDIKGKIKRSKGKFEDVDMSNELCDGGG, translated from the coding sequence GTGCAAGTAAAAGATGTAAGGGGAAAACCTATTTTAAAAGGTTTTCAAGTAAGATATGCTGGTACTGGAAGTGCAGGGGAAGCAGTTGATTTTAAATCTGATGATAATGGAACATGGGTATTAGTGGACACAACTGATTTATGGTATAATAGCGAATCACTTGAAGTTATGGGTGAATCAGCACACGAAAAATTAAATAAACAATCCAATTATCAAATAAAAGAAAAACAAGATGTTGATGAGAAAGAAGACATCAAAGGAAAAATCAAAAGATCTAAAGGTAAATTTGAAGATGTTGACATGAGCAACGAACTATGTGATGGCGGAGGTTAA
- the cbiD gene encoding cobalt-precorrin-5B (C(1))-methyltransferase CbiD, with translation MAKGAVSGRFHLKESEYGITTGSAATAAALAALLSINGSITEVEIKTPLGDLNVLVEHSEKLNTYSGRASVIKFPYNDPDVTKNIEIFADLIITETSGVIINGGDGVGTVTKPGLQIPVGEPAINPTPREMIISNLQKNLPEGKGAEVIITVPGGKELAKRTLNPRLGIVDGISILGTTGFARSMNLKSYKTSYRCQIDVAVAEGYKDLVFVPGNIGEKIAKRILDVNSDQIIQMGNFVGYMLEEASKEGVNRITLLGHAGKLIKISASIFNTKHSIADGRREVISVHSALSGANKEFIMKIYESNTTEEMIILLEKQNLVIPVFNSIAESIKHICSERFKMEFDCMIVNMNGDVLNNNYNKS, from the coding sequence ATGGCTAAAGGGGCAGTTTCAGGCAGATTTCACTTAAAAGAGTCTGAATATGGGATAACCACAGGGAGTGCAGCTACTGCAGCTGCACTTGCAGCCCTACTCTCTATAAATGGAAGCATAACTGAAGTTGAAATAAAAACACCCCTTGGAGATCTAAATGTTCTTGTTGAACATTCTGAAAAATTAAATACTTATTCTGGAAGAGCATCTGTAATTAAATTTCCATATAATGATCCCGATGTTACAAAGAACATTGAAATTTTTGCTGATCTAATTATAACTGAAACTTCTGGTGTAATCATTAACGGTGGAGATGGGGTTGGAACAGTTACAAAGCCAGGTTTACAAATTCCAGTGGGAGAACCTGCAATAAATCCTACTCCCCGGGAAATGATAATATCAAACCTACAAAAGAATTTACCAGAAGGTAAAGGTGCAGAAGTGATAATTACTGTACCTGGCGGAAAAGAACTTGCAAAAAGGACTCTTAATCCTCGACTGGGTATTGTGGATGGTATTTCCATACTGGGGACAACTGGTTTTGCTCGTTCAATGAACTTGAAAAGTTATAAAACATCCTACAGATGTCAAATTGATGTTGCTGTGGCTGAAGGGTATAAAGATCTTGTTTTTGTACCTGGAAATATTGGTGAGAAAATTGCTAAAAGAATATTAGATGTTAATAGCGATCAGATAATTCAAATGGGAAACTTTGTTGGATACATGCTTGAAGAAGCATCAAAAGAGGGAGTAAATAGAATAACATTATTAGGTCATGCTGGAAAGCTCATTAAAATCTCTGCAAGTATTTTTAATACTAAACATTCCATAGCGGATGGGCGAAGAGAAGTAATATCGGTTCATTCTGCTCTTTCAGGTGCAAATAAAGAATTTATTATGAAAATTTATGAATCCAACACAACAGAAGAAATGATAATTCTGCTAGAAAAACAGAACTTGGTTATACCCGTATTTAACAGCATAGCCGAAAGCATTAAACATATTTGTTCTGAAAGATTTAAAATGGAATTTGACTGCATGATAGTTAACATGAATGGTGATGTTCTAAACAACAACTACAACAAATCATAA
- a CDS encoding DEAD/DEAH box helicase, translating to MIFMDSKDSEIKEIVKESYPNIKEFNPAQKAVIDSGFLEDKNNYIIAIPTASGKTVLGVMAALNAILNGGKAVYAVPLISIQNEKVKEFKKFEKFGIKVGKHPSSSDLAVMVFESFDAITRFSWNTLRDIDLLIVDEFHMIGEYSRGPTMECAITRSRILNPSMRIIALSATLKNMNEISSWLDAHVVQHDYRPVPLYKDVLATEEMEIKNKNDVIVKILNTSIKESSQALVFVSTRRFTESLANYTSGKIKRKITSEQRTRFHEVSQKILDVPKKRGSLPTAVCLKLAECIENGVAFHHAGLFDKQKEIIEDEFRAGNLLMITATPSLMYGVNLPSKNVVIRDYTRWTSQGPQPIPVFDYEQMSGRAGRPGYDTEGYSYLIAKSIDEAYNLKDHYIHGEIESTNSKLIENKDAVYKQIITQIASTLAKKPADILEFFSETFYGWQMANNEYLNSYCADSMEYEVNNALEFLIKNGIIKPTPDGLKTTEFGMLIAKSNYAVETAVRLREFASRSNEIDPNQLIYELTKTPDMPRISFKGRKSKEPVRDKLNKAGVFVVDIGNNEATAATLMEWMDERNEYEIENAFNVYAAATRRSAYEASLLVKFFKNICNIMNFYSGLDLLDMLSARLYYGVKPDIVPLVVSIKRLGRKRARSLVKVFGEDLRYVTRDELLKIDGIGPKTAEAILNKYLAINYN from the coding sequence CTGATTTTTATGGATTCTAAAGATTCTGAGATTAAGGAAATTGTAAAGGAAAGTTATCCAAATATTAAAGAATTTAATCCTGCCCAGAAAGCAGTTATAGATTCAGGATTTTTGGAAGACAAAAACAATTACATAATTGCAATACCAACAGCCAGTGGAAAAACAGTTCTTGGAGTTATGGCAGCATTAAATGCTATTTTAAATGGAGGTAAAGCTGTTTATGCGGTTCCACTCATTTCTATACAAAATGAAAAGGTTAAGGAATTTAAAAAGTTTGAGAAATTTGGGATAAAAGTTGGAAAGCATCCTTCATCCTCTGATCTAGCAGTTATGGTATTTGAATCATTTGATGCAATAACCCGGTTTTCATGGAATACCCTCCGAGACATTGATCTACTAATTGTTGATGAGTTCCATATGATTGGGGAATACTCAAGGGGCCCAACCATGGAATGTGCAATAACACGTTCCAGAATATTGAATCCTAGTATGAGGATCATAGCACTTTCAGCAACTCTAAAAAATATGAATGAAATTTCTTCATGGTTAGATGCTCATGTTGTTCAACATGATTATCGTCCAGTCCCACTTTATAAAGATGTGCTGGCAACTGAAGAAATGGAAATAAAGAACAAAAATGATGTTATTGTGAAAATTCTCAACACTTCCATAAAAGAATCATCCCAAGCTCTTGTGTTTGTATCAACTAGAAGGTTTACAGAATCACTTGCAAATTACACATCAGGAAAGATCAAAAGGAAAATTACCAGTGAACAAAGAACTAGATTCCATGAGGTAAGCCAGAAAATACTCGATGTTCCAAAAAAACGTGGGTCTCTACCAACAGCTGTATGTCTAAAACTTGCTGAATGCATTGAAAATGGAGTTGCATTCCATCATGCAGGTCTATTCGACAAACAAAAAGAGATAATCGAAGATGAATTTAGGGCAGGGAACCTTTTAATGATTACAGCAACCCCAAGCCTCATGTATGGTGTAAATCTCCCATCAAAAAATGTTGTAATTAGAGATTACACTCGATGGACCAGTCAAGGACCTCAGCCAATACCTGTATTTGATTACGAGCAGATGTCTGGTCGTGCTGGCAGACCGGGATATGATACAGAAGGATATTCGTACCTTATTGCAAAGAGTATCGATGAAGCTTACAACCTTAAAGATCATTATATTCATGGAGAAATAGAATCAACCAATTCTAAACTCATAGAAAATAAAGATGCAGTTTACAAACAGATAATAACACAAATTGCATCCACCCTTGCAAAAAAACCAGCAGATATACTTGAATTTTTTTCTGAAACATTTTATGGTTGGCAAATGGCTAACAACGAATATTTAAATTCATATTGTGCAGATTCAATGGAGTATGAAGTTAATAATGCACTTGAATTCCTTATAAAAAATGGTATTATCAAACCAACACCAGATGGGCTTAAAACCACTGAATTTGGAATGCTCATTGCAAAGAGTAATTATGCTGTGGAAACTGCTGTTAGACTAAGAGAGTTTGCAAGTAGATCCAATGAAATTGATCCAAACCAGCTGATCTACGAATTAACTAAAACACCAGATATGCCACGAATAAGTTTCAAAGGTCGGAAAAGTAAAGAACCTGTTAGGGATAAATTAAACAAAGCGGGAGTTTTTGTTGTAGATATAGGTAATAATGAGGCAACAGCTGCAACATTAATGGAATGGATGGATGAAAGGAATGAATATGAAATTGAAAATGCATTTAATGTATATGCCGCTGCAACACGAAGGTCTGCATACGAGGCATCACTGCTTGTAAAATTTTTCAAAAACATATGTAATATTATGAACTTCTATTCAGGATTAGACCTACTCGACATGTTATCTGCACGTCTTTATTATGGAGTAAAACCCGATATTGTTCCATTAGTTGTGAGTATAAAAAGATTAGGAAGAAAACGGGCCAGATCTCTTGTAAAAGTTTTTGGAGAAGATTTGAGATACGTAACCCGTGATGAACTCTTGAAAATAGATGGAATTGGCCCTAAGACAGCAGAAGCTATATTAAATAAATATTTGGCGATTAATTATAATTGA
- a CDS encoding DUF488 domain-containing protein — protein MFKIKRAYQDPEDEDGYRILVDRLWPRGVSKEKAKFDLWMKEIAPSNELRKWFGHEPEKWGKFKNKYINELAEKKELINQLYDMEKINKTVTMIYSAKDEKHNNAVVLLELLEKSSKTS, from the coding sequence ATGTTTAAAATCAAAAGAGCTTACCAAGATCCAGAAGATGAAGATGGATATAGAATTTTAGTTGATAGGTTATGGCCTAGGGGAGTTTCAAAAGAAAAGGCCAAATTTGATTTATGGATGAAAGAGATTGCGCCTAGCAATGAACTAAGAAAATGGTTTGGACACGAACCTGAAAAATGGGGAAAATTCAAAAATAAATATATCAATGAGCTTGCAGAAAAGAAGGAATTAATTAACCAACTGTACGATATGGAAAAGATCAACAAGACAGTAACTATGATTTACTCTGCAAAGGATGAAAAGCATAATAATGCAGTTGTTCTTTTAGAATTGCTAGAGAAATCATCAAAAACAAGTTAA
- the moaC gene encoding cyclic pyranopterin monophosphate synthase MoaC, with product MAKEFTHLSNTGVKMVEVGNKAVVKRTATAKGKIHLQKFTIDLIKREEIKKGNVLTTAQIAAISAVKSTHHLIPLCHSLTITGVDVDFEFGDDFIETNVIVRCNGKTGVEMEALTGVSVALLTVWDMVKSVEKDENGQYPSTRISDIVVSEKRKE from the coding sequence ATGGCTAAAGAATTCACACACCTCTCAAATACAGGAGTAAAGATGGTAGAGGTGGGTAATAAGGCCGTTGTAAAAAGAACTGCAACTGCAAAAGGTAAAATACATTTACAAAAATTTACAATTGATTTGATTAAACGAGAAGAAATTAAGAAGGGAAATGTTCTCACAACTGCCCAGATCGCAGCAATAAGTGCTGTCAAATCAACCCATCATCTAATCCCTCTATGTCATTCTCTCACAATAACAGGAGTGGATGTTGATTTTGAGTTTGGAGATGATTTTATTGAAACAAATGTCATAGTTCGATGCAATGGTAAGACAGGTGTAGAAATGGAAGCACTAACCGGAGTTAGTGTGGCTCTTTTAACTGTGTGGGATATGGTAAAAAGTGTTGAAAAAGACGAAAATGGACAATATCCATCAACAAGAATATCGGATATTGTTGTTTCTGAGAAGAGGAAAGAATAA
- a CDS encoding EFR1 family ferrodoxin (N-terminal region resembles flavodoxins. C-terminal ferrodoxin region binds two 4Fe-4S clusters.), translated as MNNNIDFYYFSGTGNTMLIARKMTETFIENGCHVNLKRMELSNGSNINIENTIGLGFPVAILSTYTLVWEFINSLPNVQGTEIFMVDTLGGYSGGLVGPLRNILEKKGYKPIGSCEIIMPINIFFIQDKKTNDLKIRKGLEKAEKYAEALIEGTTNWGRVPFFSDIMYLISIVGFKLSAIDLHQKYFKFKTDKSKCNNCGICIDICPLNNIVLDKYPVTQNKCEYCMRCVSMCPRHAIKSILTYKGNTYSAVKANDFVKNKTDRLD; from the coding sequence ATGAATAATAACATAGATTTCTATTACTTTTCTGGAACTGGTAACACAATGTTAATTGCCCGTAAAATGACTGAAACATTTATCGAAAATGGATGTCATGTTAATTTGAAAAGAATGGAATTATCTAATGGTTCAAATATAAATATTGAAAATACAATTGGATTGGGATTTCCAGTGGCAATACTATCCACCTATACTCTAGTATGGGAATTTATAAACAGTTTACCCAATGTACAAGGAACTGAAATATTCATGGTCGATACATTGGGGGGCTATTCAGGAGGGCTGGTTGGTCCTCTTCGTAATATCTTGGAAAAGAAAGGATACAAACCTATAGGGTCTTGTGAAATCATAATGCCTATTAACATCTTTTTTATACAAGACAAAAAAACAAATGATCTTAAGATTAGAAAAGGACTTGAAAAAGCAGAAAAATATGCCGAAGCATTAATTGAAGGAACAACAAATTGGGGTAGAGTTCCATTTTTTTCAGATATTATGTATTTAATTTCAATTGTAGGATTTAAACTTTCGGCAATTGATCTGCACCAAAAATACTTTAAATTTAAAACAGACAAGTCCAAATGCAATAATTGTGGGATATGCATTGATATCTGTCCTTTAAATAATATTGTCTTAGATAAATACCCTGTAACACAAAATAAATGTGAATACTGTATGCGATGTGTTTCAATGTGTCCACGACATGCAATAAAATCAATACTAACATATAAAGGAAATACTTACAGCGCCGTTAAAGCGAATGACTTTGTTAAAAATAAGACTGATAGATTAGATTGA
- a CDS encoding Ig-like domain-containing protein: protein MKGEIEVNNQTNIDTSLNSLTNSSNKINITSTELSRHTENIKVSAEYVKDNWWKFWKFKKIKEHISIIKTETKQIETLTKEIEIEAQNINETFYTADKQVEQYNDSMNNAQLMADKLESYFKVSFTISQTNPFDLHNSEIIQLKTDSGNYVYLSFDRIDNSSGFAYFNGTDNRAISIPIEKLPKMIKLKLTSNQPINSKEVINQAYRIQKANIDHKIQKSNDLKDKSKKFKIIFASLFYLDCLLILVSGILSILAGGIILSVVMIPYAPTLMYAIILMMGIGSLIAAASGIIAKVSTDLLKDANKLKNSAESELADLNFYHNGVVNHVPTAGNMSLNTKVNETLRCVFNATDADDDLAYTNLVSEPEHGNITINGTNFVYTPVNNYVGNDTFIYTSVDKTGLTSNTAGVNIQVINNQIINKSLNVTAQNLTRNITKNISLNIDILSNYHVVLVQMPLHGTATVEDTMFDHTVIYYRPFKDYVGNDSLSYKLQSSEGNMSNIVWINITIKDWPL, encoded by the coding sequence TTGAAAGGTGAAATAGAAGTTAATAACCAAACTAACATAGACACAAGTTTAAACTCTTTAACAAATAGTTCAAATAAAATAAACATAACAAGTACGGAATTAAGTAGACATACGGAGAATATTAAAGTTTCGGCCGAATATGTGAAGGATAATTGGTGGAAATTCTGGAAATTTAAGAAAATTAAAGAACATATATCCATCATAAAAACCGAAACAAAACAAATTGAAACACTGACTAAAGAAATAGAAATAGAAGCGCAGAACATTAATGAAACTTTCTACACGGCCGACAAACAAGTTGAACAATACAACGACTCTATGAACAATGCACAATTAATGGCAGACAAATTAGAATCATATTTTAAAGTTTCCTTTACAATCTCACAAACTAATCCCTTTGATTTACATAATAGTGAAATAATTCAGTTAAAAACTGATAGCGGAAATTATGTATATCTAAGTTTCGATAGAATTGATAACTCAAGTGGATTTGCTTATTTTAACGGGACAGATAACAGAGCTATAAGTATTCCTATTGAAAAACTTCCAAAAATGATTAAGCTCAAATTAACATCAAATCAACCTATTAACAGCAAAGAAGTAATAAATCAGGCATATAGAATACAAAAAGCAAATATAGACCATAAAATTCAAAAATCCAATGATTTGAAAGATAAATCAAAAAAATTTAAAATAATATTTGCAAGTTTATTTTATCTAGATTGCCTTTTAATATTAGTTTCTGGCATATTGTCTATTTTGGCAGGAGGTATAATCTTGTCAGTAGTTATGATCCCATATGCCCCCACTCTTATGTATGCTATTATTCTTATGATGGGTATTGGTTCTTTAATCGCTGCTGCATCGGGTATAATTGCAAAAGTGTCTACTGACTTGTTAAAGGATGCAAATAAATTAAAAAATTCTGCAGAATCGGAACTAGCTGATTTGAACTTTTATCATAATGGGGTTGTAAACCATGTACCAACAGCTGGAAACATGTCTTTAAATACTAAGGTGAATGAGACTTTGAGATGTGTTTTTAATGCAACCGATGCAGATGATGATTTGGCCTATACAAATTTAGTTTCTGAACCGGAACATGGTAACATAACTATCAATGGCACTAATTTTGTTTACACACCTGTAAATAATTATGTGGGTAATGATACATTCATTTACACATCAGTAGATAAAACAGGTTTAACATCTAATACTGCAGGGGTTAATATCCAAGTCATAAATAATCAAATTATAAATAAATCTTTAAATGTTACAGCGCAGAATTTAACTAGAAATATTACCAAAAATATATCTTTAAACATTGATATCCTCTCTAATTATCATGTAGTTCTTGTTCAAATGCCGTTACATGGAACTGCCACAGTAGAAGACACTATGTTTGATCATACAGTAATATATTATAGACCCTTTAAGGATTACGTTGGAAATGATTCGTTATCCTACAAACTACAATCATCAGAAGGAAATATGTCAAATATTGTATGGATAAACATAACAATTAAAGATTGGCCTCTTTAA